One Primulina huaijiensis isolate GDHJ02 chromosome 5, ASM1229523v2, whole genome shotgun sequence DNA segment encodes these proteins:
- the LOC140976636 gene encoding cation/H(+) antiporter 15-like gives MFDAVSSWNKNVVCQYKDNLSKINGLWFNRNPLHFAIPLFLFQLSLISITSLLIEKCLHPLGQSSIVAQIFGGILYGPSILGHYDALGATIFPTRSILPLETVASLGIMYFFFAIGVRTDPVTMVRPGRQGLIIGVSAMFLTLVLTVSLSFVLKSCIIMDNSLARALPFIAASQCLTPFPNISCLLAELGMLSSDLGRIATTSSMTCDLIGMSLVAVMLGILQSESKPLNSTLSISSAFLFVLAMIFLGKPIIKRVAKRIPNGGKSLDENCVVCFLACTLVVAFISEVIGQHFVLGPLVFGLVVPDGPPLGAPLISRLDYMVGKFLYPTFLTTSGLKTNIFSFDFHSFWILMLVIIFSCIAKIGSVIFASHFVNINFRDSIVLGLMLNARGVCELIVYNLWRDGGVLREQEFALCVISVIAVTAIITPLIKILYDPSKRHVPLKKRTIQNSKREAELRIVVCILNQDNVPSIVNLLEASDATEQSPIAVIAVLLEELVGRATPMLVAHQSTRTLHSSDSRSGHIINALRQYELCNERCVTIQSFSAISHLQTIHDDICRVSLDQNATMVILPFHKHWEIDGSIGSVNKAIQNLNIKVMDKAPCSVGILVDRGILTGSLSILNNQATYRVAVIYIGGPDDAESLCYGARMSRHNNVTLTVVRYLLFGCDTAKERKHDNNLINEVRHANMGNENFIYREQVVKDGVGLSASLRTLETSFDLLIVGRNHQASQILMGLGAWSECPELGVVADVLASPDFASTSSVLVVQQHRLIGEKIKNRMMKPVVISHESLHDPTTGGLATAATGASEPVESRWEISIDNADHRV, from the exons ATGTTTGATGCGGTATCTTCTTGGAACAAGAATGTGGTGTGTCAATATAAAGATAACCTATCCAAAATCAATGGACTCTGGTTTAACAGGAACCCTTTACATTTTGCCATTCCTCTCTTTTTGTTTCAGCTTTCTTTAATATCTATAACATCTCTACTTATCGAAAAATGCCTCCATCCTCTTGGACAATCGTCCATAGTAGCGCAAATTTTC GGTGGTATATTGTATGGCCCTTCGATTTTGGGTCATTATGATGCTCTTGGAGCTACTATATTTCCTACTAGAAGCATATTGCCGCTCGAGACAGTCGCCTCACTTGGTATTATGTACTTCTTCTTTGCGATTGGGGTGAGGACGGATCCGGTGACGATGGTCCGGCCAGGGCGACAGGGTTTGATAATAGGTGTTTCAGCTATGTTCCTTACACTGGTGCTCACGGTTTCGTTATCTTTTGTATTGAAATCTTGCATCATTATGGATAATTCACTTGCGAGAGCTTTACCGTTTATAGCAGCATCTCAGTGTTTGACTCCGTTTCCGAATATCTCCTGCCTTCTTGCTGAGCTTGGGATGCTTAGCAGCGATTTAGGCCGTATAGCAACCACATCTTCGATGACTTGTGACTTAATAGGTATGTCTCTGGTCGCTGTAATGCTAGGAATACTACAATCGGAGAGCAAACCTTTGAATTCCACTCTGTCGATTTCTTCAGCCTTTCTATTTGTTCTTGCTATGATATTTCTGGGTAAGCCAATAATAAAAAGAGTTGCGAAAAGAATACCAAATGGTGGGAAATCCTTAGACGAAAACTGTGTTGTTTGTTTTCTGGCTTGCACCCTAGTGGTTGCATTCATTTCAGAAGTGATTGGACAACATTTTGTGCTTGGACCGTTAGTCTTCGGTCTGGTTGTTCCAGATGGACCGCCTTTGGGTGCACCCCTGATCTCGAGGCTCGATTACATGGTCGGGAAATTTCTGTACCCGACATTCCTCACGACTAGTGGATTGAAAACGAACATATTCTCATTTGATTTCCATTCCTTTTGGATTTTGATGCTTGTAATCATCTTTTCTTGCATTGCCAAGATCGGTTCTGTCATTTTTGCATCCCATTTTGTGAACATAAACTTTCGAGATTCTATTGTTCTTGGGCTTATGCTGAATGCTAGAGGCGTTTGTGAGCTTATTGTTTACAATCTGTGGAGGGATGGAGGG GTTCTCAGAGAACAAGAATTTGCTCTGTGTGTTATATCAGTAATAGCAGTAACAGCCATCATAACCCCATTGATAAAGATCCTCTACGACCCTTCGAAACGCCATGTCCCCCTTAAGAAAAGGACGATTCAGAACTCGAAACGGGAGGCTGAGCTCCGCATAGTGGTCTGTATCCTCAACCAAGATAACGTTCCTTCTATCGTTAACCTACTCGAGGCGTCTGATGCGACGGAACAGAGCCCAATTGCTGTCATAGCTGTCCTATTAGAAGAGCTTGTAGGCCGAGCCACTCCCATGCTTGTTGCCCACCAATCGACACGAACTCTACATTCAAGTGACTCGAGATCAGGCCACATCATCAATGCTCTACGCCAATACGAGCTCTGCAACGAAAGATGCGTCACTATCCAGTCATTCAGCGCCATTTCCCACCTACAAACGATACACGACGATATATGCCGTGTTTCGTTAGACCAAAATGCCACCATGGTCATCCTGCCATTTCACAAGCATTGGGAGATTGATGGTTCCATTGGATCGGTGAACAAAGCTATCCAGAACTTGAACATTAAGGTCATGGACAAGGCCCCTTGCTCGGTCGGTATCCTCGTAGACCGAGGAATCTTAACCGGCTCGTTGTCCATTCTCAACAACCAAGCGACCTATCGTGTCGCTGTTATCTACATCGGGGGACCGGATGATGCAGAATCACTTTGTTATGGGGCCCGAATGAGTAGGCACAACAATGTTACTCTGACAGTTGTTAGGTACCTACTCTTCGGATGCGACACAGCAAAGGAGAGGAAACATGACAACAACTTGATAAACGAGGTCCGACACGCGAATATGGGTAACGAGAACTTCATCTACCGAGAGCAAGTTGTGAAAGATGGAGTAGGCCTATCAGCATCTTTGAGAACTCTTGAAACAAGCTTTGATTTGCTTATAGTTGGGAGGAATCATCAGGCATCACAAATACTAATGGGACTTGGGGCGTGGAGCGAGTGCCCGGAGCTAGGTGTGGTGGCTGATGTCCTAGCCTCACCGGATTTCGCGAGCACCTCCTCCGTACTGGTGGTGCAGCAGCATAGACTGATAGGAGAAAAGATTAAGAATAGGATGATGAAACCAGTGGTGATTAGTCATGAGTCATTGCATGATCCAACGACCGGCGGGCTGGCTACTGCGGCAACAGGGGCTAGTGAACCTGTCGAGTCTAGGTGGGAAATTTCAATTGATAATGCTGATCATCGTGTTTAG
- the LOC140976584 gene encoding cation/H(+) antiporter 3-like — protein MDIGDDGDRNSMMWNGDPCYKELGMHSRGSWGLSLTEFFHFTFPRLQLQLAIIFIVTQSLHLLLRRFNLPRIVSEIMAGIILGPTILGQFGNIQTDLFPQDGEVFLDLLSKIGYIFFIFLSGVKMDPTTVLRTGLKAWTIGVIGVAAPLSASIFARIRLRKFVHRYRLPAFVSITALQNLFPFPVIASMLVDLKIMNSELGRLALASALICDLISNFIGTVVASGRIGQMADYTIGIVAQTSVLSICLVLLIVFLGRPLCLWIIKKTPEGKPVSRVHVILIALLVLIVVLLSDNSGLHYQYGPFLLGLIVPDGPPLGSTLVDRLETLVSGLLAPLLVTYCGMKVNLVELFDLNFISFVWFVLFTHLGMKLIAVFFPAVICRVPIKDAVALAFILSAQGVVQMSFYYSYYVNQTFDGETFSMLTTWVMLQAGFANLVVKSLYDYSRMYTGYQKRDIQHTSPNSELRVLSCAHRMDDVFAVKKVLESSFPTAESPIAVYALHLVELTGRAHPLLIDHQLGQKSSGGTRTQKMIEAFYSFEQQFSGLATVQQFTAMSLTKFMHHDICTLAFNKLASLIILPFHRKWNYQGKMILESSSLRAINLDVLELAPCSVGILVDRHKVRHSSAPSSTYNVGVAFFGGTDDREAVAYARRMALSPGIHLMVIRFVPWDMYSGDNQWDAVLDAEILKDTRMHGERRENIVYREERVKDGAETALLIHSMEEAFDLIIVGRRHKDDTPQLLGLSEWNDLPELGPVGDMLAAADISKPVSVMVIQHQNVKNK, from the exons GCCGGAATTATACTGGGTCCAACCATTCTAGGACAGTTCGGAAATATTCAAACTGATTTGTTTCCACAAGATGGAGAAGTCTTCCTTGACTTACTGTCCAAAATTGGCTACATTTTCTTTATATTCCTCAGTGGTGTGAAGATGGATCCCACAACTGTGTTGAGGACAGGTCTCAAGGCATGGACGATTGGAGTGATTGGCGTTGCAGCTCCACTCTCTGCTAGCATCTTCGCTCGCATCCGCTTAAGGAAGTTTGTACACAGATATCGGTTGCCAGCTTTCGTGAGCATTACGGCACTTCAGAATTTATTCCCTTTTCCTGTTATTGCTTCCATGCTTGTGGACCTGAAAATCATGAACTCTGAGCTTGGTCGTCTTGCTCTGGCATCAGCACTGATCTGTGATCTGATTAGCAATTTCATTGGCACTGTTGTTGCTAGTGGAAGAATTGGGCAAATGGCCGACTATACCATTGGTATTGTTGCACAGACTAGTGTCTTAAGTATCTGTCTGGTTTTACTTATCGTGTTTCTGGGGCGGCCACTTTGTCTATGGATTATCAAGAAGACACCAGAAGGAAAACCCGTGAGTAGAGTTCATGTCATTCTCATAGCTTTATTGGTCTTAATTGTGGTCCTGCTAAGTGACAATTCGGGACTTCACTATCAGTATGGACCCTTTTTACTTGGCTTGATAGTGCCAGATGGGCCACCTTTGGGGTCCACGTTGGTGGACAGGTTAGAAACTTTGGTATCGGGATTGCTTGCACCACTATTAGTGACTTACTGTGGGATGAAAGTAAATCTGGTCGAGCTGTTCGATCTGAACTTCATTAGTTTTGTATGGTTCGTCCTCTTCACACATCTGGGAATGAAGCTTATTGCGGTTTTCTTTCCAGCAGTAATTTGCAGAGTACCCATTAAGGATGCTGTAGCTCTTGCTTTTATTCTAAGTGCTCAAGGAGTTGTGCAGATGTCTTTCTATTACAGCTATTACGTGAATCAG ACATTTGATGGGGAAACCTTTTCTATGCTTACAACATGGGTAATGCTACAAGCTGGATTTGCAAATCTGGTTGTGAAGTCACTGTATGATTATTCAAGAATGTATACTGGCTATCAAAAAAGAGACATTCAGCACACGTCTCCTAACTCCGAGCTACGTGTACTTTCATGCGCCCATCGAATGGACGACGTGTTTGCTGTCAAGAAAGTACTTGAATCCTCTTTCCCAACCGCAGAGAGCCCAATTGCTGTCTATGCTTTGCATCTCGTAGAGCTCACTGGCAGGGCTCATCCACTACTAATCGATCACCAACTCGGCCAAAAATCTTCTGGTGGCACCCGAACCCAGAAAATGATCGAGGCTTTTTACTCATTTGAGCAACAATTTTCAGGATTGGCCACTGTGCAGCAATTCACCGCCATGTCTTTAAccaagtttatgcatcatgacatCTGCACACTTGCTTTCAACAAGTTGGCATCTCTGATCATTCTTCCGTTCCATCGGAAATGGAACTACCAAGGGAAAATGATACTAGAGAGCAGTAGTTTGAGAGCAATTAACCTCGATGTATTAGAACTCGCCCCTTGTTCTGTCGGCATTCTTGTTGATCGTCACAAGGTACGCCATTCCTCAGCTCCTTCATCTACTTACAATGTTGGAGTGGCTTTCTTCGGAGGAACTGATGATAGGGAGGCAGTGGCTTATGCCAGACGAATGGCACTGTCTCCGGGTATACACTTGATGGTAATCCGGTTTGTTCCATGGGACATGTATTCGGGAGATAACCAATGGGATGCGGTTCTTGATGCCGAAATATTGAAGGATACAAGGATGCATGGTGAACGTCGGGAAAATATAGTGTATAGGGAAGAAAGGGTGAAAGATGGGGCCGAAACTGCTCTTCTCATTCATTCTATGGAAGAAGCTTTCGATTTGATAATTGTGGGGCGTCGCCATAAAGATGATACACCTCAATTATTAGGCCTTAGCGAATGGAACGATCTGCCAGAACTCGGGCCCGTTGGAGACATGCTTGCTGCTGCAGATATCAGTAAGCCTGTATCAGTTATGGTTATTCAACACCAAAATGTGAAAAACAAGTGA